The Sandaracinus amylolyticus genomic interval CGGCGCGCCGCCCTCGCTCACCGCGGTCGCCCCGGTCCCGCGCGGCGTGGTGAACACCACCGAGAAGCGCGCGCTCATGGGCGTGCGCGGCGCGGCGCTGATCGCGGGACGGCGCGTCTCGCTCGACGACGCGCTCGGCGGATACGACCACACGCACGGCCTGCTCGCGCGGCGCACCCAGTGGAACTGGGCGTTCGCGATGGGCCGCGCGCAGAGCGGCGAGCGCGTCGCGTTCAACCTCGTGCAGGGCTTCGTCGGCGAGCCCGAGTGCGCGCTGTGGATCGACGGCGCGCTCGTGCCGCTGCCCGAGGGGCGCTTCGAATTCGATCGCGACGCGTACCAGCGCGCGTGGCGCATCACGACGCCGGACGGCGCGGTCGATCTCGCGTTCGACGTCTCCGGCATCCACCGCGAGGACCTCGATCTGCGCCTCGTGAAGTCGCGCTTCGTGCAGCCCTCCGGGACGTTCCGCGGGTCGCTGCGCAGCGGCGATCGCAGGCTCGTGATCGAGAACGTCCCCGGCGTGGTCGAGGACCAAGACGTCCTCTGGTGAGCACCGAGAGCGCCTGCATCCCTGTGGTACACCTTCGGCGCTCATGGATGTCGTCAAGCCGCTCCCGCTGACGCGCGACGAGCTGCCGGAGTCGCTGAGGCGCTTCGGCGATCCGCAGGCACCGACGCCCGCGCGCACGATGGCGGCGCGCGGCGTGGTCCCGCTCAAGGGCGGCGATCTCGTGATGCTGCTCCTGCAGCTCGCGAGCGATCCCGCGCCCGAGATCGCCGAGAGCGCGCGCGGCACGCTCGAGAAGCTCCCGCCCGAGGTGCTCGACGCGGCGTGCGACGCGCCGATGCCCGCGTCGTTCCTCGACGCGCTCGCGGATCGCGTCGTGGAGAGCGCCGATCGCCTCGAGCGCATCGTCGCGAACGACGCGACCGCCGACGCGACCGTCGCGCGCATCGCGCGCACGTGCCCCGAGCGGGTGTGCGAGCGCATCGCGATCAACGAGCAGCGCGTGCTCGGCGCGCCCGCGATCATCGAGGCGCTCTACAAGAACCGCAGCACGCGCATGTCGACGGTCGATCGTCTCGTCGAGCTCGCGGCGCGCCACGGCGTCGAGCTCGAGGGCGTGCACACGTACCAGGCGCACGTCGAGGCGATCCAGGGGCAGCTGCTCCCCGAGCCGAGCG includes:
- a CDS encoding DUF2804 domain-containing protein translates to MTRTLVDIPSTLLDPRTGAPAWGSYRGAFRRTELASLSRDRFERLATEKRWFWGSITQPDRMIAFAIVDLGYAASAFTFVWEAGRGLVVDRSLVGVPRICRVRSTKDARIDARFVHPRGSLRVLARDGEPGIEVAIELPDLEVHATLDERGAPPSLTAVAPVPRGVVNTTEKRALMGVRGAALIAGRRVSLDDALGGYDHTHGLLARRTQWNWAFAMGRAQSGERVAFNLVQGFVGEPECALWIDGALVPLPEGRFEFDRDAYQRAWRITTPDGAVDLAFDVSGIHREDLDLRLVKSRFVQPSGTFRGSLRSGDRRLVIENVPGVVEDQDVLW